GTTGCGTTCAAATCCCTGAGTTCGACCGAAAGGCGGTAGACCGCCTCGTAAAGCCGCGTCTGCCACTCGTCGTCCAGTGCTTGATCCGGCAAATCTGTCATATGGCGAGCATCTTCCTCATCATGCCTTGCTCCGGCGCTCATGGCGTATGCGTCGCCCCCTCCTGCTCCGCCCCCTCCTGCTCCGCCGTCGCCAGCGCCGCGAGCCGCGCATTATGTTCGACCCGGCCGAATGGGAACCGGCTGAAAAGGAACGCGCCCGTCACCCCCAGCCCGATATAGACCAGGATAAACACGATGGTCAGCCGGTCGACCGTCGCGATCGGCACCTGCCCGGGCTTTGCCGCCTCGGGAAAGCCCGCGATGGCTAGGATCAGTCCGGCCAGCGCGATGCCGAAGCCGCTGGTGCATTTCTGGATGAAGAATGAGCCAGCGAAGAACACCCCTTCCGAGCGGCGCCCGGTCCGCGCCTCCGAATCCTCCACCACATCGGCCATCATCGATGCGCCGAGGATCATCGCCGACACGTTGCACGCGGTATTGAACGAGAAGATGGTCAGCAGCAGTGGCACCATCCGCGCATCGTCCGGCGCCGGAAACCAGCCCGCCAGCCGCAACCAATAGGGCAGGGTCAGCAGGAACACCGCGCCGGTCATCGCCACCGCCGCCGCGCGTGGCTTGCCGAAGCGCCGCCCGATCCGCGGCGCCGCGACGAACGCCATGCCCGCGCCCGCGAACAGCGCGAAGGGCAGCAGGATGAACGCGCCCTTCCCGAAATGCCAGACATAGGCATAGAGATAGTTGGACAGCGCAAAGCTGATCCCCTGATTGGTATAGACCATCAGCCCGGCCCCGATCAGCACCAGGAAACCGCGATTCTTGATCGTCGCAATCAGTTCGCCAAAGCCAGCCCCGAGCGAGCCGTTGGTGGGCGTTTTGGGCAGCCGCCTGATCTCGGGATGCGTGCCGATCGCCGAGGTCAGGATTGCCATAAGCATCACGCCCGCCGCGACCCACGACATCTGGACATAGCCCGCCCGCTCCAGCAGTCCTTTGGGATGCGCGGCGTCGGTCGGCAGGAAGATCGTATAGGCGGCAAGCAGCATGCCGAGCCCGCCGGCCCAGCCGAACAGGTAACGATAGGCGCTGATCCGCGTGCGTTCGTCATAATCGGCGGTCAGTTCGGAGGTCAGCGCCTGTGAAGGCACCTCATAGGCGGAGACCGCGCTGCGCACGAGGATCGCGGTGACGAACAGCCACAACAGAGTCATCGGCTCGCTCAGCGCGGGCGGGTTCCAGATCAGCAGCCAGCCGACCGCGATCGGTATGGCCGAGCCGTACATCCAGGGATGGCGCCGACCCCAACGGCTGTGCGTCCGGTCGGAGAAGAAGCCGATCGAGATGTCGACCAGCGCATCGGCGACCAGCGCGACCATGATCACCAGTCCGACGGTCGCCGCGGGCAGGCCAAGCACCTGATTGTAGAACAGCAGCAGGAAGGTCCCGAAACCGCTGTCCTTCACACCATATGCGACCGCGCCAAAACCGTAACTGAGCGTGGTGCGGGGGGAGAGCCGGCGCGCGGGCGGCGCTGCGCCCTGGATCGCCACGGTCACGACACGAACGCCTCCAATGAGGTGAACAGCGAGGGGACATTGGGATCCCAGCTATGGCGCGGGCCGATCGTCATGCCGCCATCGACGGTGATGTGCGTGCCGGTCACGAAGCTCGCATCGTCACTGGCGAGATAGGCGACGGCGGCGGCGATATCCTCGGGCCGGCCGGCGCGTTGCAATGGCTGCGCCGTCCCGGCGATATGGCTGATCGCGCCATTGGCCTGCGCGCGCTTCTCGCCCGCGATACCCAGTGCCGAGGTGAAGATGTTGGTCGTGATGAAACCCGGGCAGATCGCGTTGACGCGGATATTGTGCCGCGCGAGGTCGGCCGCGGCCATCGTCGTCAGGTGCAGCACGCCCGCCTTGGCGACCGAATAGGCGGTTGGCGCCGCGCCGGTCTGCAAGGCGGCGATTGAGGCGGTGTTGACGATCGCCCCGCCCCCGCGCGCGATCATCAACGGTGCCGCATAACGGATGCCGAGCGCGACCGAGCGTAGCAGCAATGCCTGGGTACGGTCCCAGTCCTCCGGGCTGATGACATCGATCGGATCGCGCGACCCGCCCGCGCCGGCATTGTTGAACACCACGTCGAGTCCGCCCGCCGAATCCGCCGCGCGCATCAGCGCCTCGATCTCGCCGGCCTGCATCACATCGGTGCGTTGGAAGCGGATCTTGCCGTTCGACAGCGCGGCGACCTCCTGTCCTCCGGCTTCGTCGATATCGCCGATCCACACCTCGGCGCCCTCTTCGGCGAGTCGCAGCGCGGTCGCGCGGCCGATACCCGAAGCGCCGCCGGTAACGACGGCATTCTTGCCGGTAAAACGCATCACATTCTCCTGGGGCGATATTCTTGGGGTCGTGTTTTGGGTAGCATAGTATGGGGTTCAGCGCGGTCAATCGCGCGCTTTTGGAATTTCGGGTTTGCGGGACGCGTTGCCCGACACTACCACGTCCGGATCGGCGCGGGCTTGGCCCCATGCTCAAGACGATGAGGATTTATGGCACTCGATCCCGAAACCTTCGACGCGTTGATCGACACCGTGCGCCGCTTCGTGGCCGAACGGCTCCGCCCGCTCGAGGGCGCGGTCGAGGAGGCCGACGCGATCCCGCCGGAGGTGATCGCCGAGATGCGCGAAATGGGCCTGTTCGGGCTGTCGATCGCGGAGGAATATGGCGGTCTCGGCCTGACCATGGCGGAGGAAGCGCGCGTCGCGATCGAGCTCGGCCGCACCACGCCAGCGTTTCGCTCGAGCTTCGGCACCAATGTCGGGATCGGCAGCCAGGGGCTGGTGATGGCCGGCAATGACGAGCAGAAATCGGCCTGGCTGCCGCGCATCGCCAGCGGCGAGATCATCACCAGCTTCGCGCTGACCGAACCCGATGTCGGTTCCGATTCGGGCGCGGTGAAGACCCGTGCGGTCAGAGACGGCGATGTCTATCGCCTGTCGGGCACCAAGCGTTACATCACCAATGCCGACAAGGCCGACCTGTTCACGGTCATGGCGCGCACCGGCGAGGAAGCCGGCGGGCGCGGCGTTTCCGCCTTCCTCGTACCACGCGACCTGCCCGGCTTGTCGATCGGCGAATCCGAAAAGAAAATGGGGCAAAAGGGCGCCAAGGTCGCGGATGTGATCTTAGACGACGTCCCCGTGCCCGCCGCCAACCGATTGGGCGCGGAGGGCGAAGGCTTCAAGATCGCGATGCGCGTGCTTGATCGTGGGCGGTTGCACATCTCCGCGGTGTGCGTCGGCGTCGCCGAGCGGCTGATCGCCGACTGTGTCGCCTATGCGACCGAGCGAAAGCAATTCGGTAAGGCGATCTCCGAGCATCAGCTGATCCAGGCGATGATCGCCGATTCCAAGACCGAAGCGCTCGCCGCGCGCGCGCTGGTGCTCGAAACCGCCGCCGCCAAGGACGCCGGCAAGGACGTGGTGATGGAATCGGCGGCGGCCAAATATTTCGCCAGCGAGATGGTCGGCCGCGTCGCCGACCGCGCGGTGCAGATCTTCGGTGGCGCAGGCTATATCGCGGATTACGGCATCGAACGCCTCTACCGCGACGTCCGCCTGTTCCGCATCTACGAAGGGACCAGCCAGATCCAGCAACTGATCATCGCACGCGAGACGATCAAGCGCGGGGGATGACGCTTTCTTAGCCCTCTCCCTCCGGGGAGAGGGCAGACGAGCGAAGCGAAGTCGGGAGAGGGGCAGTCCGGCACAGTCATTGAAACACACTGCCCCTCTCCCAACCCTCTCCCCGGAGGGGAGAGGGCTATTTCAGGAGACTCACTATGGACACCACCAACCTCTTCCGCCTCGACGGC
This portion of the Sphingomonas sp. So64.6b genome encodes:
- a CDS encoding SDR family NAD(P)-dependent oxidoreductase; this translates as MRFTGKNAVVTGGASGIGRATALRLAEEGAEVWIGDIDEAGGQEVAALSNGKIRFQRTDVMQAGEIEALMRAADSAGGLDVVFNNAGAGGSRDPIDVISPEDWDRTQALLLRSVALGIRYAAPLMIARGGGAIVNTASIAALQTGAAPTAYSVAKAGVLHLTTMAAADLARHNIRVNAICPGFITTNIFTSALGIAGEKRAQANGAISHIAGTAQPLQRAGRPEDIAAAVAYLASDDASFVTGTHITVDGGMTIGPRHSWDPNVPSLFTSLEAFVS
- a CDS encoding acyl-CoA dehydrogenase family protein, which gives rise to MALDPETFDALIDTVRRFVAERLRPLEGAVEEADAIPPEVIAEMREMGLFGLSIAEEYGGLGLTMAEEARVAIELGRTTPAFRSSFGTNVGIGSQGLVMAGNDEQKSAWLPRIASGEIITSFALTEPDVGSDSGAVKTRAVRDGDVYRLSGTKRYITNADKADLFTVMARTGEEAGGRGVSAFLVPRDLPGLSIGESEKKMGQKGAKVADVILDDVPVPAANRLGAEGEGFKIAMRVLDRGRLHISAVCVGVAERLIADCVAYATERKQFGKAISEHQLIQAMIADSKTEALAARALVLETAAAKDAGKDVVMESAAAKYFASEMVGRVADRAVQIFGGAGYIADYGIERLYRDVRLFRIYEGTSQIQQLIIARETIKRGG
- a CDS encoding MFS transporter, whose product is MTVAIQGAAPPARRLSPRTTLSYGFGAVAYGVKDSGFGTFLLLFYNQVLGLPAATVGLVIMVALVADALVDISIGFFSDRTHSRWGRRHPWMYGSAIPIAVGWLLIWNPPALSEPMTLLWLFVTAILVRSAVSAYEVPSQALTSELTADYDERTRISAYRYLFGWAGGLGMLLAAYTIFLPTDAAHPKGLLERAGYVQMSWVAAGVMLMAILTSAIGTHPEIRRLPKTPTNGSLGAGFGELIATIKNRGFLVLIGAGLMVYTNQGISFALSNYLYAYVWHFGKGAFILLPFALFAGAGMAFVAAPRIGRRFGKPRAAAVAMTGAVFLLTLPYWLRLAGWFPAPDDARMVPLLLTIFSFNTACNVSAMILGASMMADVVEDSEARTGRRSEGVFFAGSFFIQKCTSGFGIALAGLILAIAGFPEAAKPGQVPIATVDRLTIVFILVYIGLGVTGAFLFSRFPFGRVEHNARLAALATAEQEGAEQEGATHTP